In one Halorubrum sp. CBA1229 genomic region, the following are encoded:
- a CDS encoding succinylglutamate desuccinylase/aspartoacylase family protein, with amino-acid sequence MHDASDLVLARLPSGVPIRTTVHVYGEGRLVEGPDGPELDAPADGGPVVYAQAAQHGREVNGTAVLRRLHERLTDADPTRADASDLAGTLVTVPVADPLTFDRVSYTTPESLDATHSNMNRCWPGDDEGTLHERAAARLWAFAGAADAVVDLHTGSPAMLTHTVYMRGDEACRSLAEAFGTDLLLAEAAGDDADAEWSERGFAGKLRVAATREGIPTITPELAHSREVVPEAVETGFKGMLGVLRREGLLPGEPEPWDGTVARNHLGRVNAAESGLFTPERDLAVGDEAVEGERLGVVHDPTTFEPLQTATADRDGIVYSIAREATVTAGSTLVGVAERLDE; translated from the coding sequence ATGCACGACGCCAGCGACCTCGTCCTCGCGCGGCTCCCGTCGGGCGTCCCGATCCGCACGACCGTCCACGTCTACGGCGAGGGACGGCTCGTCGAGGGCCCGGACGGCCCCGAACTCGACGCGCCGGCCGACGGCGGGCCGGTGGTCTACGCGCAGGCCGCCCAGCACGGTCGGGAGGTGAACGGGACCGCGGTCCTCCGGCGGCTCCACGAGCGGCTGACGGACGCGGACCCGACGCGAGCGGACGCGAGCGACCTCGCCGGCACCCTCGTGACGGTCCCGGTCGCCGACCCGCTCACGTTCGACCGCGTCTCGTACACCACGCCGGAGTCGCTCGACGCGACCCACTCGAACATGAACCGCTGCTGGCCCGGAGACGACGAAGGGACGCTCCACGAGCGGGCGGCGGCCCGCCTCTGGGCGTTCGCGGGCGCGGCAGACGCGGTGGTCGACCTCCACACCGGGTCGCCGGCGATGCTCACGCACACGGTGTACATGCGCGGGGACGAGGCCTGCCGCTCGCTCGCGGAGGCGTTCGGGACCGACCTCCTGCTCGCGGAGGCGGCGGGCGACGATGCGGACGCGGAGTGGAGCGAGCGGGGCTTCGCCGGCAAGCTCCGCGTCGCCGCCACCCGCGAGGGGATCCCCACGATCACGCCGGAGCTCGCGCACAGCCGCGAGGTCGTCCCCGAGGCGGTCGAGACCGGTTTCAAAGGGATGCTCGGCGTCCTCCGCCGCGAGGGGCTGCTCCCCGGCGAGCCCGAGCCGTGGGACGGGACGGTCGCGCGGAACCACCTCGGTCGGGTGAACGCCGCGGAGTCGGGCCTGTTCACCCCGGAGCGCGATCTCGCCGTCGGCGACGAGGCTGTCGAGGGGGAGCGGCTCGGCGTCGTCCACGACCCGACGACGTTCGAGCCGCTGCAGACCGCGACGGCCGACCGCGACGGGATCGTCTACTCGATCGCCCGCGAGGCGACCGTCACCGCGGGGTCGACGCTCGTCGGTGTCGCCGAGCGACTGGACGAGTGA
- a CDS encoding Tfx family DNA-binding protein produces the protein MVADDGPSDAADTADDVEGVEADELLERAGFDADESVLTDRQAEVLALRERGLRQSDIADRLGTSRANVSSVEASARDNVERARETVAFAEALAAPVRVEIDAGTDLYDAPKHVYDACDEAGVKVNQTAPDLMKTIGDRAGDAVHGREVRSRLFVTVDANGQIRVRQP, from the coding sequence ATGGTCGCAGACGACGGGCCGTCCGACGCCGCCGACACGGCCGACGACGTCGAGGGCGTCGAGGCCGACGAACTGTTGGAACGGGCCGGGTTCGACGCCGACGAGAGCGTCCTCACCGACCGGCAGGCGGAGGTGCTCGCGCTCCGCGAGCGGGGGCTCCGCCAGTCGGACATCGCCGACCGGCTCGGCACGTCGCGCGCGAACGTCTCCAGCGTCGAGGCCAGCGCCCGCGACAACGTCGAGCGGGCCCGCGAGACGGTCGCGTTCGCGGAGGCGCTCGCCGCGCCCGTCCGCGTGGAGATCGATGCCGGCACCGACCTGTACGACGCCCCGAAACACGTGTACGACGCCTGCGACGAGGCGGGCGTGAAGGTGAACCAGACCGCGCCGGACCTGATGAAGACGATCGGCGACCGCGCCGGCGACGCGGTCCACGGCCGCGAGGTGCGCAGCCGCCTGTTCGTCACCGTCGACGCGAACGGCCAGATCCGCGTACGGCAGCCCTGA
- a CDS encoding TRAM domain-containing protein produces MADCPLADDCPSFDERIEGMGCQHYGNKGGAEWCNHYDMPIYELKQQPVQPGEEVVVEVDDIHESGAGVGRTDDGFIVLVDGLLPPARAEVRIHRVKSSHATAQDVVERLPEDPEEENGDEGDATDADAEADEDDEGDRRRDRPDRERLGSRENFWGK; encoded by the coding sequence ATGGCGGACTGTCCACTCGCCGACGATTGCCCCAGTTTCGACGAGCGAATCGAGGGGATGGGGTGTCAACACTACGGCAACAAGGGCGGCGCGGAGTGGTGTAACCACTACGACATGCCCATCTACGAGCTGAAACAGCAGCCGGTCCAGCCCGGCGAGGAGGTCGTCGTCGAGGTCGACGACATCCACGAGAGCGGCGCCGGCGTGGGCCGCACCGACGACGGCTTCATCGTCCTTGTCGACGGGCTCCTCCCGCCGGCGCGCGCGGAGGTCCGGATCCACCGCGTGAAGTCGAGCCACGCGACCGCGCAGGACGTCGTCGAGCGCCTTCCCGAGGACCCGGAGGAGGAGAACGGCGACGAGGGCGACGCGACGGACGCCGACGCCGAGGCCGACGAGGACGACGAGGGCGACCGCCGCCGCGATCGCCCGGACCGCGAACGGCTCGGCAGCCGCGAGAACTTCTGGGGCAAGTGA
- a CDS encoding 3-keto-5-aminohexanoate cleavage protein, with the protein MTYDDYLDGKPTVITAALTGGVHGKEAHPDLPETPEEIASAAAACEAAGASVLHLHARRENGERAFSAERFQEVADAVRAATDDAVLQHSTGGTAAPDALRHEPLRTDPAPEMASLDMGPLNRYDRLTSENTRELVASLHAEMKEREIKPELEVFNDGHLNESLSILDDLEDPPYLNFLFGGGTTSPPHPRNLLNRVEALPEGVEFNVIGFGPHQLPMTTQSLLLGGHVRVGLEDNRYYEKGELATNEQLVARAARLSEELGRPVATPAETRELLGLRGR; encoded by the coding sequence ATGACCTACGACGACTACCTCGACGGGAAGCCGACGGTCATCACCGCCGCGCTCACCGGCGGCGTCCACGGGAAGGAGGCGCATCCGGACCTCCCGGAGACCCCCGAGGAGATCGCGTCGGCCGCGGCCGCCTGCGAGGCGGCGGGCGCCAGCGTGCTCCACCTCCACGCGCGCCGCGAGAACGGGGAGCGCGCCTTCTCGGCCGAGCGCTTCCAGGAGGTCGCCGACGCGGTCCGCGCGGCCACCGACGACGCCGTCCTCCAGCACTCGACCGGGGGGACCGCCGCCCCGGACGCGCTCCGACACGAACCCCTGCGAACCGACCCCGCCCCGGAGATGGCGTCGCTCGACATGGGCCCGCTCAACCGCTACGACCGGCTCACCTCGGAGAACACCCGCGAGCTGGTCGCGTCGCTGCACGCGGAGATGAAAGAGCGGGAGATCAAGCCCGAGCTCGAGGTGTTCAACGACGGGCACCTCAACGAGTCGCTGTCGATCCTCGACGACCTCGAGGACCCGCCGTATCTCAACTTCCTGTTCGGCGGCGGGACCACGTCGCCGCCGCACCCCCGGAACCTGCTGAACCGGGTCGAGGCGCTCCCGGAGGGCGTCGAGTTCAACGTGATCGGGTTCGGCCCGCATCAGCTCCCGATGACGACCCAGTCGCTGCTGCTCGGCGGACACGTCCGGGTCGGCTTGGAGGACAACCGGTACTACGAGAAGGGCGAGCTGGCGACGAACGAGCAGCTCGTGGCGCGGGCGGCCCGTCTCTCGGAGGAGTTGGGGCGACCAGTGGCGACGCCCGCGGAGACGCGGGAGCTACTGGGACTGCGTGGGCGATAA
- a CDS encoding antitoxin VapB family protein, translated as MATKNIGIKEDVYERLKAHKRGDESFSETLDRVLGELDSDWRTNAGFLTDDEAADLEAEVENGLEDADESLDELGGEVDEGLSGNS; from the coding sequence ATGGCAACGAAGAACATCGGTATCAAAGAGGACGTCTACGAGCGACTGAAAGCTCACAAACGCGGTGACGAGAGTTTCAGCGAGACGCTCGATCGCGTTCTCGGCGAACTCGACTCCGACTGGCGGACGAACGCCGGCTTCCTCACCGACGATGAAGCCGCGGACCTCGAAGCGGAGGTCGAGAACGGCCTCGAGGACGCCGACGAATCACTCGACGAACTCGGTGGCGAGGTCGACGAAGGGCTCTCGGGGAACTCGTGA
- a CDS encoding PIN domain-containing protein, which translates to MRLVDSSFLVDYARGDEAAISYLAAHDDEEIGASTIVLSELYRGLMITREMTREEATSKYEWVEPVPFTNETAAEAAAIYVELRADGAMINKSDIYIAGTARSLGVPLVVGDDHFDAVGELQVETYRG; encoded by the coding sequence GTGAGGCTCGTTGATTCCTCGTTTCTCGTCGACTACGCCAGAGGTGACGAGGCCGCGATTTCCTACTTGGCCGCGCACGATGACGAAGAGATCGGGGCGTCGACTATCGTCCTCTCCGAGCTCTACCGCGGATTGATGATCACCCGGGAGATGACGCGGGAGGAAGCGACGTCGAAATACGAGTGGGTGGAGCCGGTACCGTTCACGAACGAAACGGCCGCGGAAGCCGCTGCAATCTACGTCGAACTCCGGGCCGACGGAGCGATGATCAACAAGAGTGACATCTACATCGCAGGTACTGCGCGCTCTCTCGGCGTTCCGCTCGTCGTCGGCGACGACCACTTCGATGCCGTCGGAGAACTACAGGTCGAAACCTACCGAGGGTGA
- a CDS encoding biotin carboxylase N-terminal domain-containing protein — MFDKVLVANRGEIAVRVMRACAELGVDTVAVYSDADKHGGHVRYADEAYNVGPARAADSYLDGEAVVEAARAADADAIHPGYGFLAENADFAARVEAADGITWVGPASDAMERLGEKTHARRVMDDADVPIVPGTTEPVTEVDAVTEFGDEHGYPVAIKAEGGGGGRGMKVVESAAEAEEALESAKREGEAYFSNDSVYLERYLENPRHVEVQIVADAGEEGEGPDDESDVVHLGERDCSLQRRHQKVIEEGPSPALSDELREKIGEAARRGVAAADYTNAGTVEFLVEEDLDRDPSEPLGPDTPFYFLEVNTRIQVEHTVTEELTGIDIVKEQLRVASGEGLSVSQGDVELEGHAIEFRINAENAAKEFQPANEGRLDTYDPPGGIGVRVDDALRQGDELVTDYDSMIAKLIVWGGDREECLARSKRALAEYDLEGVVTVVPFHRLMLDDERFVAGTHTTKYLDEELDRDLVVEAQEKWGTESASSDDGDEEVTEREFTVEVNGKRFDVELEERGAPAIPTPVSGGSSGRQERPPQAKDDDGGDDGVDVAEGGEAIAAEMQGTILSVDVDEGDEVAAGDVVCVLEAMKMENDVVAERGGTVASVHVGEGDSVDMGDVLVVLE, encoded by the coding sequence ATGTTCGACAAGGTTCTCGTCGCGAACCGCGGGGAGATCGCGGTTCGGGTGATGCGCGCCTGTGCGGAGCTGGGTGTCGACACCGTCGCCGTGTACAGCGACGCGGACAAACACGGCGGCCACGTTCGGTACGCGGACGAGGCGTACAACGTCGGTCCGGCCCGCGCCGCCGACTCGTACCTCGACGGCGAGGCGGTCGTCGAGGCCGCGCGCGCGGCCGACGCCGACGCGATCCATCCGGGCTACGGCTTCCTCGCCGAGAATGCCGACTTCGCGGCCCGCGTCGAGGCCGCCGACGGGATCACCTGGGTCGGCCCCGCCAGCGACGCGATGGAGCGGCTCGGCGAGAAGACCCACGCCCGCCGGGTGATGGACGACGCCGACGTCCCCATCGTCCCGGGGACGACCGAGCCCGTCACCGAGGTCGACGCAGTCACCGAGTTCGGCGACGAGCACGGCTACCCCGTCGCGATCAAGGCCGAGGGCGGCGGCGGCGGCCGCGGGATGAAGGTCGTCGAGAGCGCCGCTGAGGCCGAAGAGGCGCTCGAGTCGGCCAAGCGCGAGGGCGAGGCGTACTTCTCGAACGACTCCGTCTACCTCGAGCGCTACCTCGAGAACCCGCGCCACGTCGAGGTGCAGATCGTCGCGGACGCGGGCGAGGAGGGCGAGGGACCCGATGACGAGTCGGACGTCGTCCACCTCGGCGAGCGCGACTGCTCGCTCCAGCGCCGCCACCAGAAGGTGATCGAGGAGGGCCCCTCCCCCGCGCTCTCCGACGAACTGCGCGAGAAGATCGGTGAGGCCGCCCGCCGCGGCGTCGCCGCCGCCGACTACACCAACGCCGGCACCGTCGAGTTCCTCGTCGAGGAGGACCTCGACCGCGACCCGTCGGAGCCGCTCGGCCCCGACACGCCGTTCTACTTCCTCGAGGTCAACACGCGCATCCAGGTCGAACACACCGTCACCGAGGAGCTGACGGGGATCGATATCGTCAAAGAGCAGCTCCGGGTCGCCAGCGGCGAGGGGCTCTCGGTCTCGCAGGGCGACGTGGAGCTGGAGGGGCACGCCATCGAGTTCCGGATCAACGCCGAGAACGCGGCGAAGGAGTTCCAGCCCGCCAACGAGGGGCGGCTCGACACGTACGACCCGCCGGGCGGGATCGGCGTGCGCGTCGACGACGCGCTCCGGCAGGGCGACGAGCTGGTCACCGACTACGACTCGATGATCGCGAAGCTGATCGTGTGGGGCGGGGACCGCGAGGAGTGTCTCGCCCGGTCGAAGCGCGCGCTCGCGGAGTACGACCTGGAGGGCGTCGTCACCGTCGTCCCGTTCCACCGGCTCATGCTCGACGACGAGCGGTTCGTCGCGGGCACCCACACCACGAAGTACCTCGACGAGGAGCTCGACCGGGACCTGGTCGTCGAGGCCCAGGAGAAGTGGGGGACCGAGTCGGCGTCGAGCGACGACGGCGACGAGGAGGTGACCGAGCGCGAGTTCACCGTCGAGGTGAACGGGAAGCGCTTCGACGTGGAGTTAGAGGAGCGCGGCGCGCCCGCGATCCCGACGCCCGTGAGCGGCGGGTCGAGCGGTCGCCAGGAGCGACCGCCGCAGGCGAAAGACGACGACGGCGGGGACGACGGCGTCGACGTCGCCGAGGGCGGCGAGGCGATCGCGGCGGAGATGCAGGGGACGATCCTCTCGGTCGACGTCGATGAGGGCGACGAGGTGGCCGCGGGCGACGTGGTCTGCGTCCTCGAGGCGATGAAGATGGAGAACGACGTGGTCGCCGAGCGCGGCGGCACCGTCGCGAGCGTCCACGTCGGCGAGGGCGACAGCGTCGACATGGGCGACGTGCTGGTCGTGCTGGAGTAG
- a CDS encoding acyl-CoA carboxylase subunit beta, whose amino-acid sequence MDDRIEDLRERRDRAALGGGEDRIESQHEKGKMTARERIDYFLDDGTFHEFDRFRTHRTHKFGMEEKQIPGDGVVTGYGEVNGRKTFVFAHDFTVFGGSLGEVFAEKVCKVMDKAMDVGAPVVGLNDSAGARIQEGVASLGGFAEIFRRNTEASGVIPQISAIMGPCAGGAVYSPAITDFTFMVKDTSHMFITGPDVIETVTGEEVSFEELGGAVTHTSTSGVAHFAEESEEDALDDIARLLSYLPANNVEDPPRVEPWDDPERADEELADIVPDAPRKPYDMKEVIGSVVDEGSFFEVQENFAKNVVVGFARLDGHSIGIVANNPRVNAGTLDIESSQKGARFVRFCDAFNIPILTFEDVPGFMPGTDQEHNGIIRHGAKLLYAFSEATVPLLTVITRKAYGGAYCVMSSKHIGGDVNYAWPTAEIAVMGPKGAVNVLYREELAAADDPDARRQELIDEYREEFANPYSAADRGFVDDVIEPAETRARLIDDLQMLKGKRSDQPEKKHGNIPI is encoded by the coding sequence ATGGACGACCGTATCGAGGACCTCCGGGAGCGCCGCGATCGGGCGGCGCTGGGAGGCGGTGAGGACCGGATCGAGTCCCAACACGAGAAGGGGAAGATGACCGCGCGCGAGCGGATCGACTACTTCCTCGACGACGGGACGTTCCACGAGTTCGATCGGTTCCGCACCCACCGGACCCACAAGTTCGGGATGGAGGAAAAGCAGATCCCGGGCGACGGCGTCGTCACGGGCTACGGCGAGGTGAACGGCCGGAAGACGTTCGTCTTCGCGCACGACTTCACCGTCTTCGGCGGCTCGCTCGGCGAGGTGTTCGCCGAGAAGGTGTGCAAGGTGATGGACAAGGCGATGGACGTCGGCGCGCCCGTCGTCGGCCTCAACGACTCCGCCGGCGCCCGGATTCAGGAAGGGGTCGCCTCGCTCGGCGGCTTCGCGGAGATCTTCCGGCGCAACACGGAGGCGTCCGGCGTGATCCCCCAGATCTCGGCGATCATGGGCCCGTGCGCCGGCGGCGCGGTGTACTCGCCCGCCATCACGGACTTCACGTTCATGGTGAAAGACACCTCGCACATGTTCATCACCGGCCCGGACGTCATCGAGACGGTGACGGGCGAGGAGGTGAGCTTCGAGGAGCTCGGCGGCGCCGTCACCCACACGTCGACCTCGGGCGTCGCCCACTTCGCCGAGGAGAGCGAGGAGGACGCCTTAGACGACATCGCGCGGCTGCTCTCGTATCTCCCCGCCAACAACGTCGAAGACCCGCCCCGCGTCGAGCCGTGGGACGATCCCGAGCGCGCCGACGAGGAGCTGGCCGACATCGTCCCTGACGCGCCCCGGAAGCCGTACGACATGAAGGAGGTGATCGGCAGCGTCGTCGACGAGGGCTCCTTCTTCGAGGTCCAAGAGAACTTCGCGAAGAACGTCGTCGTCGGCTTCGCGCGGCTCGACGGCCACTCAATCGGGATCGTCGCCAACAACCCCCGCGTGAACGCCGGCACCCTCGACATCGAGTCGAGCCAGAAGGGCGCGCGCTTCGTCCGCTTCTGCGACGCGTTCAACATCCCCATCCTCACCTTCGAGGACGTGCCCGGGTTCATGCCCGGCACCGACCAAGAGCACAACGGGATCATCCGCCACGGCGCGAAGCTGCTGTACGCCTTCTCGGAGGCGACGGTCCCGCTGCTCACCGTGATCACCCGGAAGGCGTACGGCGGCGCCTACTGCGTGATGTCGTCGAAGCACATCGGCGGCGACGTCAACTACGCGTGGCCGACCGCGGAGATCGCGGTGATGGGGCCGAAGGGCGCCGTCAACGTCCTCTACCGCGAGGAGCTGGCGGCGGCCGACGACCCCGACGCACGCAGGCAGGAGCTCATCGACGAGTACCGCGAGGAGTTCGCGAACCCGTACAGCGCCGCCGACCGGGGCTTCGTCGACGACGTGATCGAGCCCGCCGAGACGCGCGCGCGGCTGATCGACGACCTCCAGATGCTGAAGGGGAAGCGCTCGGACCAGCCCGAGAAGAAACACGGCAACATCCCGATCTGA
- a CDS encoding 50S ribosomal protein L1, producing the protein MADTIQEAVTLALDDAPERNFRETVDIAINLRDLDLNDPSNRIDESVVLPAGTGQETQIVVFAEGETAVRAQEVADEVLDSDDLEDLGDDDDRAKDLAGETDFFVAEASLMQDIGRYLGTVLGPRGKMPTPLQPDDDVVETVNRMKNTVQLRSRDRRTFHTRVGAEDMGPDAISDNIDVIIRRLEASLEKGPLNIDGIYVKTTMGPAKEVPV; encoded by the coding sequence ATGGCAGACACAATACAAGAGGCCGTAACTCTCGCACTCGACGATGCGCCCGAGCGGAACTTCCGCGAGACCGTGGACATCGCGATCAACCTGCGAGACCTCGACCTCAACGATCCGTCGAACCGCATCGACGAGTCCGTCGTGCTGCCGGCTGGAACGGGGCAGGAGACACAGATCGTCGTCTTCGCGGAGGGCGAAACCGCCGTCCGCGCTCAGGAAGTCGCTGACGAAGTGCTTGACAGCGACGACCTCGAGGACCTCGGAGACGACGACGACCGCGCAAAGGATCTGGCCGGCGAAACCGACTTCTTCGTCGCAGAGGCCAGCCTGATGCAGGACATCGGTCGGTACCTCGGTACCGTCCTCGGTCCGCGCGGGAAGATGCCTACCCCACTACAGCCGGACGACGACGTCGTCGAGACCGTCAACCGGATGAAAAACACCGTGCAGCTCCGGTCCCGCGACCGGCGCACGTTCCACACCCGCGTCGGCGCCGAAGACATGGGCCCCGACGCGATCTCGGACAACATCGACGTCATCATCCGGCGGCTCGAAGCGAGCCTCGAGAAGGGGCCGCTCAACATCGACGGGATCTACGTGAAGACCACGATGGGTCCCGCCAAGGAGGTGCCCGTATGA
- a CDS encoding 50S ribosomal protein L10, translating into MSSVRKTETIPQWKREEVDELVDFIDSFNSVGVVGVGGIPSRQLQAMRRELHGSADVRVSRNTLTTRALEEVDDGVEELTQYVSGQVALIGTNDNPFGLFKQLEASKTPAPINAGEVAPNDIVIPEGDTGVDPGPFVGELQTIGAAARIQDGSIMVTEDSTVLEEGEVVDEDLANVLVELGIEPKEVGLDLKGVYSEGVLFEPDELAIDVDEYAADIRSAAAAARNLSINAEYPTAATVGSLLAKASGEAKSVGLFAEIESPDVVPDLIGKADAQLRALAAQIDDEEALPEELQGVEAAPAPAPETDDADEEEQAEEDDETDDVETTDDDADEDDGDDGGEGLGAMFG; encoded by the coding sequence ATGAGCTCGGTCCGCAAGACCGAGACGATCCCGCAGTGGAAGCGCGAGGAAGTCGACGAGCTCGTCGACTTCATCGACTCGTTCAACTCCGTCGGGGTCGTCGGCGTCGGCGGCATCCCGAGCCGACAGCTCCAGGCCATGCGCCGCGAGCTGCACGGCTCGGCCGACGTCCGCGTGAGCCGCAACACGCTCACCACTCGCGCCCTCGAAGAGGTCGACGACGGCGTCGAGGAGCTGACCCAGTACGTTTCGGGTCAGGTCGCGCTCATCGGCACGAACGACAACCCGTTCGGCCTCTTCAAGCAGCTGGAAGCCTCGAAGACCCCCGCCCCGATCAACGCGGGCGAGGTCGCCCCCAACGACATCGTCATCCCCGAGGGTGACACCGGCGTCGACCCGGGACCGTTCGTGGGCGAGCTCCAGACCATCGGCGCGGCCGCGCGCATCCAGGACGGCTCGATCATGGTCACCGAGGACTCCACGGTCCTCGAGGAGGGCGAGGTCGTCGACGAGGACCTCGCGAACGTCCTGGTCGAGCTCGGCATCGAGCCGAAGGAAGTCGGGCTCGACCTCAAGGGCGTCTACTCGGAGGGCGTCCTGTTCGAGCCGGACGAGCTCGCCATCGACGTCGACGAGTACGCGGCGGACATCCGGTCCGCCGCCGCCGCCGCGCGCAACCTCTCGATCAACGCCGAGTACCCGACGGCCGCCACGGTCGGCAGCCTTCTCGCGAAGGCGTCCGGCGAGGCGAAGTCCGTCGGGCTGTTCGCGGAGATCGAGAGCCCGGACGTCGTGCCCGACCTCATCGGGAAGGCCGACGCCCAGCTCCGCGCGCTCGCGGCCCAGATCGACGACGAGGAGGCGCTCCCCGAGGAGCTGCAGGGGGTCGAGGCGGCCCCTGCCCCGGCTCCGGAGACGGACGACGCCGACGAGGAGGAACAGGCGGAGGAAGACGACGAGACGGACGACGTCGAGACGACCGACGACGACGCCGACGAGGACGACGGCGACGACGGCGGCGAGGGTCTCGGCGCGATGTTCGGCTAA
- the rpl12p gene encoding 50S ribosomal protein P1, translating to MEYVYAALILNETGEEINEENVTGVLDAAGVDVEESRVKALVAALEDVDIEDAIETAAAAPAAGAASGGSADAAEADEADESDDEADEAEEAADEADDDEDEGDGGEGLGELFG from the coding sequence ATGGAATACGTTTACGCTGCGCTCATCCTGAACGAGACTGGCGAAGAGATCAACGAAGAAAACGTCACCGGCGTGCTGGACGCCGCCGGCGTCGACGTCGAGGAATCCCGCGTCAAGGCGCTCGTCGCCGCGCTGGAGGACGTCGACATCGAGGACGCCATCGAGACGGCCGCCGCGGCGCCCGCCGCCGGCGCCGCGTCCGGCGGCTCCGCGGACGCTGCGGAGGCCGACGAGGCGGACGAGAGCGACGACGAGGCCGACGAGGCCGAGGAAGCGGCCGACGAGGCCGACGACGACGAGGACGAGGGCGACGGCGGCGAGGGCCTCGGCGAGCTGTTCGGCTAA
- a CDS encoding SWIM zinc finger family protein, which yields MTHPRNPPASAAPEPDVARAAPPAERASERRDSPAVDDADRSPDADRSPDADTDDRSARATAEEMTVRPLRDRRYVVETDGGTYVVALDAGTCTCPDHAIRGSRCKHLRRVAIEVTAGSVPAPDERVGACAVCGAETFVPLDDPGAHLCARHDFEPGDVVRDRETDERVVVVAVTTERADAYRTEEDRTVDEYATNAAYGAHEPVVEAVYADAVRPGRGVADCERYAFPASRLVRPRRE from the coding sequence ATGACGCACCCCCGAAACCCGCCCGCGTCGGCAGCCCCCGAACCGGACGTCGCCCGAGCCGCGCCGCCGGCGGAGCGAGCCTCGGAGCGACGCGACTCGCCCGCGGTCGACGACGCCGACCGCTCTCCGGACGCCGACCGCTCTCCGGACGCCGACACCGACGATCGGTCGGCGCGCGCCACCGCGGAGGAGATGACGGTGCGCCCCCTCCGCGACCGGCGGTACGTCGTCGAGACCGACGGCGGTACCTACGTGGTCGCGCTCGACGCCGGCACCTGTACCTGTCCCGACCACGCGATCCGCGGCTCCCGGTGTAAGCACCTCCGACGCGTCGCCATCGAGGTGACCGCGGGGTCGGTCCCGGCCCCGGACGAGCGCGTGGGCGCCTGCGCGGTCTGCGGCGCGGAGACGTTCGTCCCGCTCGACGATCCGGGGGCGCACCTCTGTGCGCGCCACGACTTCGAGCCGGGCGACGTCGTCCGCGACCGCGAGACCGACGAGCGCGTCGTCGTCGTGGCGGTCACGACCGAGCGGGCCGACGCCTACCGGACCGAGGAGGACCGGACCGTCGACGAGTACGCCACGAACGCCGCGTACGGCGCCCACGAGCCCGTCGTCGAGGCCGTGTACGCCGACGCGGTCCGCCCGGGGCGCGGCGTGGCGGACTGCGAGCGGTACGCCTTCCCCGCCTCGCGGCTCGTCCGTCCGCGACGGGAGTGA